From the genome of Eucalyptus grandis isolate ANBG69807.140 chromosome 2, ASM1654582v1, whole genome shotgun sequence, one region includes:
- the LOC108955038 gene encoding pentatricopeptide repeat-containing protein At1g74600, chloroplastic-like: MRELGFDADEITYGSVISACAALRAPPHGRQVYSLALRKGFRANGYVRAGMIDLLTKNHRFDDALRVFRDVSCENVVCWNAIIAGAVRNGENQIALDLFRQLCRHGTFLPNSFTFPCVLTACAMLEDLETGKMVQGWIIKCGNYDVYINTSLSDLYAKCKGMEGAMKIFTRMCLRSVVSWTAMISGFLQLDDYISAVLLFKEMRSLGEEINTFTITSLLSASGRRGLTKTATQFHALIIKCEFDLDPAVGASLFNMYCKVGAVDSSGLILEEMERMRNPNNHAVVISLHAQANDAKRAVELFGSMLREGYAQNGYIEEALLMFHKMLKANFAVDSFSISSVVQAVTLTNRLDIGTQLQSYAMKVGLDSNAAVGSSLVAMYSKFGGINECVKAYDQIDAPDLIGWTTMIMSYARHGIGEEALKFFKLMKREKMRPDPVTFVGVLSACSHSGLVEEGYFHFDSMVKDYGIEPNYRHYACMVDLLGRSGRLKEAERFISNMPIKPNALVWETLLAACKLHGDIELGKLAAKKITECEPSDAGAYISLSNIYADMGQWGEVMNIRSSMKGAKVKKEPGWSAV; the protein is encoded by the exons ATGCGTGAGTTGGGTTTCGATGCCGACGAGATAACTTATGGAAGTGTTATCTCGGCTTGTGCTGCGTTGCGAGCTCCGCCGCATGGTAGGCAAGTCTACTCTCTGGCATTGAGGAAAGGTTTCCGTGCAAATGGTTATGTTCGAGCTGGGATGATTGATTTGCTCACGAAGAACCATAGGTTTGATGATGCTCTCAGGGTGTTTCGTGATGTGTCGTGTGAGAATGTGGTTTGTTGGAATGCTATAATTGCAGGGGCAGTTAGGAATGGAGAGAATCAGATTGCTTTGGATCTTTTCCGGCAATTGTGTCGTCATGGCACTTTTCTGCCCAATAGTTTCACTTTCCCTTGTGTCCTGACGGCCTGTGCTATGCTTGAAGACCTCGAGACTGGAAAGATGGTCCAAGGGTGGATAATCAAGTGTGGAAATTATGACGTGTACATAAATACTTCGCTTTCTGATTTATATGCCAAATGCAAAGGTATGGAAGGAGCTATGAAGATATTTACTCGGATGTGTCTCCGCAGTGTTGTTTCTTGGACTGCCATGATTTCGGGTTTTCTGCAGCTGGATGATTATATTTCTGCAGTCCTACTGTTCAAAGAAATGAGAAGTTTGGGGGAGGAAATAAACACCTTTACTATTACTAGTTTACTTAGTGCTAGTGGCAGACGAGGATTGACTAAAACTGCCACACAATTCCATGCGTTGATCATCAAATGTGAATTTGACCTGGACCCTGCGGTGGGGGCTTCATTATTCAATATGTATTGCAAAGTTGGAGCTGTTGATTCATCCGGATTAATACTTGAAGAAATGGAAAGGATGAGAAATCCCAATAATCATGCAGTTGTGATATCTCTGCACGCACAGGCTAATGATGCAAAAAGGGCTGTAGAATTGTTCGGGAGCATGTTACGGGAAG GGTATGCCCAGAATGGATACATTGAGGAGGCATTGTTGATGTTTCACAAGATGCTCAAGGCTAATTTTGCCGTTGACTCCTTCAGTATATCTTCTGTTGTTCAGGCTGTTACTCTCACAAACAGATTAGACATAGGAACACAGCTGCAGTCTTATGCAATGAAAGTAGGATTGGACTCCAATGCGGCTGTTGGTAGTTCACTAGTGGCAATGTACTCCAAATTTGGGGGCATCAACGAATGTGTTAAAGCATATGATCAGATTGATGCGCCTGATTTAATAGGTTGGACAACAATGATCATGAGTTATGCCAGACATGGAATAGGTGAGGAGGCCTTGAAGTTCTTCAAGCttatgaagagagagaagatgagacCTGATCCAGTGACTTTTGTTGGGGTTCTCTCGGCTTGTAGCCACAGTGGTTTGGTTGAAGAaggttattttcattttgattcaATGGTTAAGGATTACGGTATTGAGCCTAACTACCGCCACTATGCCTGTATGGTCGATCTTCTTGGTCGCTCAGGGAGACTTAAGGAGGCTGAAAGGTTCATCAGCAACATGCCAATCAAACCTAATGCTCTGGTTTGGGAGACACTGCTTGCTGCTTGTAAATTACATGGTGACATTGAGCTCGGAAAACTAGCAGCAAAAAAGATCACTGAGTGCGAGCCATCTGATGCTGGAGCTTATATTTCTTTGTCAAACATCTACGCTGACATGGGCCAGTGGGGAGAAGTCATGAACATTAGAAGCTCAATGAAAGGAGCTAAAGTAAAGAAGGAACCTGGTTGGAGTGCTGTTTGA
- the LOC104434377 gene encoding flavonol 3-O-glucosyltransferase UGT89B1: protein MSVHILMYPYPTAGHIIPLLDLSHKLLHLPRPAAAAPVTVTILVTPDNLHLLDPFLASSSSSLQPLVLPSPEPPATPHPPQRRLVATVRALRELHLPLLSRWFESHPPRPAPSSPTSSSGGPTASPATVASRASSSRRPAPSRSPSASPSYEAGDPEMERHREDALGNIESWGIVVNSFDGLERAYLDHLRKDLGHDRVWAVGPLLPAEGDGSAGPVNRGGPISVSASEVLTWLDACPGGSVVYVCFGSRVVLNQQQMDELVAGLERSGVRFILCARQSSKGGHVAAGDIGAVPEYFEARVAGRGFLIRGWAPQVAILRHRAVGTFLTHCGWNSTLEGLSAKAVMLTWPMDAEQFVNAKLLVDKLGVGIRVGEGLEKIPEAAELAQVLARSLRGDLPQRVRAKEISSAAQDAINGGSSDKDLSDFVRCVDEQRRSKMHTF from the exons ATGTCCGTCCACATCCTCATGTACCCTTACCCCACCGCCGGCCACATCATCCCCCTCCTTGACCTCTCCCACAAGCTCCTCCACCTCCcccgtcccgccgccgccgcccccgtcACCGTCACCATCCTCGTCACCCCCGACAACCTCCACCTACTCGACCCCTTccttgcctcctcctcctcctcactcCAGCCTCTCGTCTTGCCTTCCCCGGAGCCCCCTGCGACACCCCACCCGCCACAGAGGCGCCTCGTCGCCACCGTCCGCGCCCTCCGCGAGCTCCACCTCCCCCTCCTCTCCCGGTGGTTCGAGTCCCACCCTCCCCGCCCTGCGCCGTCGTCTCCGACTTCATCCTCGGGTGGACCCACCGCTTCGCCCGCGACCGTGGCGTCCCGCGCGTCGTCTTCTCGCCGTCCGGCGCCTTCGCGCTCTCCGTCGGCTTCGCC GAGCTACGAGGCTGGAGATCCGGAGATGGAGCGCCACCGGGAGGACGCGCTCGGCAACATCGAGAGCTGGGGAATCGTAGTCAACTCGTTCGACGGGTTGGAGCGTGCCTACCTGGATCACCTCAGGAAAGACCTCGGGCACGACCGGGTTTGGGCCGTGGGCCCGCTCCTGCCAGCCGAGGGCGATGGCTCCGCCGGGCCTGTCAACAGGGGCGGGCCCATCTCGGTGTCGGCCAGCGAGGTGCTGACGTGGCTGGACGCCTGCCCAGGCGGGTCCGTCGTCTACGTGTGCTTCGGGAGCCGCGTCGTGCTGAATCAACAGCAAATGGATGAGCTGGTGGCCGGGCTGGAGCGAAGCGGGGTCAGATTCATACTGTGCGCAAGGCAGTCGAGCAAGGGAGGGCACGTGGCGGCAGGGGATATCGGGGCGGTCCCCGAGTACTTCGAAGCACGGGTGGCCGGGAGGGGCTTCCTTATCAGGGGCTGGGCCCCACAAGTGGCGATACTGAGGCACAGGGCTGTGGGCACGTTCCTAACtcactgcgggtggaactcgaCCCTAGAGGGGCTCAGTGCCAAGGCAGTGATGCTGACATGGCCAATGGACGCGGAGCAATTCGTGAACGCCAAGCTGCTGGTGGACAAGCTGGGCGTGGGGATCCGAGTCGGCGAGGGGTTGGAGAAGATACCGGAGGCGGCGGAGTTGGCCCAGGTTTTGGCCAGGTCATTGAGGGGCGATCTACCCCAAAGGGTTCGAGCCAAGGAGATAAGCAGCGCTGCTCAGGATGCAATCAATGGAGGGAGCTCAGATAAAGATTTGAGCGACTTCGTGAGGTGTGTGGACGAACAAAGGAGGAGCAAAATGCATACATTTTAG
- the LOC104421103 gene encoding flavonol 3-O-glucosyltransferase UGT89B1 — protein MSVHILMYPYPTAGHIIPLLDLSHKLLHLPRPAAAAAVTVTVVVTPENLHLLDPFLASSSSLQPLVLPSPEPPATPHPPQRRLVATVRALRELHLPLLSRWFESHPSPPCAVVSDFFLRWTHRFARDRGVPRVVFSPSGSFGLSVAFALWRDLLRPDEESAVSFAKLPDSPRFPWSHLPDVYRSYEAGDPEMERHREDALGNIESWGIVVNSFDGLERAYLDHLRKDVGHDRVWAVGPLLPAEGDGSSGPVDRGGPSSVSASEVLTWLDACPGGSVVYVCFGSRAVLNQRQMDELAAGLERSGVRFILCARQSSRGGHVAAGDVGAVPEDFEARVAGRGLVIRGWAPQVPILRHRAVGTFLTHCGWNSTLEGLSAGAVMLTWPMGAEQFVNAKLLVDELGVGIRVGEKSEKVPEAAELARVLAESLRSDLPQRVRAKEMSGAARDAINGGSSDKDLSDFVRCVDEQRRSKIQTL, from the coding sequence ATGTCCGTCCACATCCTCATGTACCCTTACCCCACCGCCGGCCACATCATCCCCCTCCTCGACCTCTCCCACAAGCTCCTCCACCTcccccgccccgccgccgccgccgccgtcaccgTCACCGTCGTCGTCACCCCCGAGAACCTCCACCTGCTCGACCCCttcctcgcctcctcctcctcgctccaGCCTCTCGTCTTGCCTTCCCCGGAGCCCCCCGCGACGCCCCACCCGCCGCAGAGGCGCCTCGTCGCCACCGTCCGCGCCCTCCGCGAGCTCCACCTCCCGCTCCTCTCCCGGTGGTTCGAGTCCCACCCCTCCCCGCCCTGCGCCGTCGTCTCCGACTTCTTCCTCAGGTGGACCCACCGCTTCGCCCGTGACCGCGGCGTCCCGCGCGTCGTCTTCTCGCCGTCCGGCTCGTTCGGGCTCTCCGTCGCCTTCGCCCTGTGGCGGGACCTCCTCCGGCCCGACGAGGAGTCGGCGGTCTCGTTCGCGAAGCTGCCGGACAGCCCCCGCTTCCCCTGGTCGCACCTGCCCGACGTATACAGGAGCTACGAGGCTGGAGATCCGGAGATGGAGCGCCACCGGGAGGACGCGCTCGGCAACATCGAGAGCTGGGGAATCGTGGTCAACTCGTTCGACGGGTTGGAGCGTGCCTACCTGGACCACCTCAGGAAAGACGTCGGGCACGACCGGGTTTGGGCCGTGGGCCCGCTCCTGCCGGCCGAGGGCGATGGCTCATCCGGGCCCGTCGACAGGGGCGGGCCCAGCTCGGTGTCGGCCAGCGAGGTGCTGACGTGGCTGGACGCCTGCCCGGGTGGGTCCGTCGTCTACGTGTGCTTCGGGAGCCGCGCCGTGCTGAATCAACGGCAAATGGATGAGCTGGCGGCCGGGCTGGAGCGGAGCGGGGTCAGATTCATCCTCTGCGCGAGGCAGTCGAGCAGGGGAGGGCACGTGGCGGCAGGGGATGTCGGGGCAGTCCCCGAGGACTTCGAAGCACGGGTGGCCGGGAGGGGCCTCGTGATCAGGGGCTGGGCTCCGCAAGTGCCGATACTGAGGCACCGGGCCGTGGGCACGTTCCTGACtcactgcgggtggaactcgaCGCTGGAGGGGCTCAGCGCCGGGGCGGTGATGCTGACGTGGCCGATGGGCGCGGAGCAATTCGTGAATGCCAAGCTGCTGGTGGACGAGCTGGGCGTGGGGATCCGTGTCGGCGAGAAGTCGGAGAAGGTACCGGAGGCGGCGGAGTTGGCCCGGGTTTTGGCGGAGTCACTGAGGAGTGATCTGCCCCAAAGGGTCCGAGCCAAGGAGATGAGCGGCGCCGCTCGGGATGCAATCAATGGAGGGAGCTCGGATAAAGATTTGAGCGACTTCGTGAGGTGCGTGGACGAGCAAAGGAGAAGCAAAATCCAAACTCTTTAG
- the LOC104421078 gene encoding uncharacterized protein LOC104421078 isoform X2 codes for MEEIDPDISRWILEFLLRQPRLDDGAVKLALAVLPLPDSDLRLKKSVLLRSIQSEVDAASVSEETLDALEAIEEVDRTTAACGGPPAVSDAMREAYRAVAVECAARFLHGRVDEGGEYSRAVERIWRGRVRRMEESAVKSGLLSPELLRWGRRVEAAMRDEGEREGVLAMNTRGDAFRSVRAYLGEAWERMGPSFLEVAASRMAEDNPCRELVVVVANGRAESRACERDDLPDVRASAGPNSERPAVRIEDDGEMPETLKPVEGLIKRKQLARHRRSKVGVKIIDDNRETERDVASRCRFDTVPSPDVNRVQEALKSSSVELRAAVVDPLPDAIRLADSLVRNAAGSPTNFECAEAQIREDVNASDAYADQNVGPVPGGEENHVNQSTSHQNKQCKPSLFERNSSARTYEVKMKCYRAQRMLNCPFPLPTHFWDFC; via the exons ATGGAGGAAATCGACCCCGACATTTCCCGGTGGATCCTCGAGTTCCTCCTCCGGCAGCCCCGCCTCGACGACGGCGCCGTCAAGCTCGCCCTCGCCGTCCTCCCCCTCCCCGACTCCGACCTCCGCCTCAAGAAATCCGTCCTCCTCCGCTCCATCCAGTCCGAGGTCGACGCCGCCTCCGTCTCCGAGGAGACCCTCGACGCCCTCGAGGCCATCGAGGAGGTGGACCGGACGACGGCGGCCTGCGGCGGCCCGCCCGCCGTCTCCGACGCCATGCGGGAGGCGTACCGCGCCGTCGCCGTGGAGTGCGCCGCCAGGTTCCTGCACGGGCGGGTGGACGAGGGGGGCGAGTATTCCCGCGCCGTGGAGAGGATATGGCGGGGGAGGGTCCGGCGGATGGAGGAGTCGGCGGTCAAGAGCGGGCTCCTCTCGCCGGAGCTGCTCCGGTGGGGGCGCCGCGTCGAGGCGGCGATGCGCGATGAGGGGGAGCGCGAGGGCGTGCTGGCGATGAACACGAGGGGCGATGCTTTCAGGTCGGTTAGGGCGTATTTGGGCGAGGCGTGGGAGAGGATGGGTCCTTCTTTCCTCGAGGTGGCGGCGAGCCGGATGGCGGAGGATAATCCGTGTAGAGAACTGGTTGTCGTTGTCGCGAACGGTCGAGCGGAATCCCGTGCGTGCGAGCGCGATGATTTGCCCGACGTTCGAGCGAGTGCCGGTCCGAATAGCGAAAGGCCGGCTGTAAGGATAGAAGATGATGGGGAAATGCCTG AAACATTGAAGCCGGTTGAGGGATTGATCAAAAGAAAGCAGCTTGCCCGCCATAGGCGATCCAAAGTGGGAGTTAAGATCATTGATGATAATAGGGAAACTGAAAGAGATGTTGCATCGCGATGCAGATTTGATACCGTCCCTTCGCCTGATGTTAATAGAGTTCAAGAGGCACTCAAATCTAGTTCTGTGGAGCTGCGAGCAGCAGTCGTGGACCCACTTCCTGATGCGATACGGTTGGCTGATTCCCTTGTGCGAAATGCTGCTGGATCGCCTACGAATTTTGAATGTGCAGAAGCACAGATTAGGGAAGATGTTAATGCATCCGATGCCTACGCTGACCAGAATGTTGGGCCTGTTCCAGGCGGTGAAGAAAATCATGTTAACCAGTCAACCAGCCATCAGAATAAGCAGTGTAAACCTAGTTTGTTTGAGAGGAACAGCTCTGCTCGCACCTATGAG GTAAAAATGAAGTGCTATCGAGCGCAGAGGATGCTGAACTGCCCCTTTCCTCTTCCTACTCACTTTTGGGACTTTTGTTAA
- the LOC104421060 gene encoding uncharacterized protein LOC104421060 isoform X2 translates to METRCSICQGSQDEWCLLLCELCNSASHTYCVDLGVTVPEGDWFCHDCAFMRDEHARTDEGESCIGHISMPSTEPRVSILDIVRDGGTSDIEQPTTAVSSPLDPSAAVSDREDGIDGEMSQEGERRDPNVAERAVEYLGARTLRQCRDVHIRIKALRENWDALRRGSLSFHSGNVESMRHMREERDCHIQEHDRLGQPSSSHQPLEDEDSMLGFASHNEDKYDITKAWKMMDRAKSRRQGRDLTASVHHAGNKLVRKGNPPKVASLNNSRLELRNQVNKSRNTESAAALEHKVSHIGDKLYKPRSAAIDRQKQKRGPGLPPSSMGQASWQRHERHTNTSIRTSCGIACKEDNCPSLTPSAGSVSGSSKPRSPVIDRQRQKTYPGLPPATIDRASLQRHEYHANKSVGTSRGITYQEDNSPSMTSSAGSMSGSSSSFPAILGASIASSQNSHGKAMLDEARVAGHSRRDDNAKSEIQSLVKFNLKLLSRNKQLGVNTFKAIARAATHTILAACGLEQPKSTVPSSVCCHADDIQRLHRSALMSNSCRECFDAYVKTVVNTLLLEKLSKAK, encoded by the exons ATGGAAACTCGGTGCAGCATCTGTCAAGGCTCACAGGATGAATGGTGCCTGCTGCTCTGCGAGCTCTGCAATTCAGCATCGCATACTTATTGTGTTGACTTGGGTGTCACTGTGCCTGAAGGGGATTGGTTTTGCCATGACTGTGCTTTTATGAGGGACGAGCATGCTAGGACGGATGAAGGAGAGAGCTGCATCGGACATATTTCGATGCCATCAACTGAGCCGCGAGTTTCAATATTGGATATCGTGAGAGATGGCGGCACCTCTGACATTGAGCAACCCACAACTGCTGTGTCGTCACCTTTAGACCCAAGTGCAGCTGTGTCTGATAGGGAAGATGGTATTGATGGGGAAATGTCCCAAGAAGGTGAAAGAAGGGATCCCAATGTTGCAGAGAGAGCAGTGGAATATTTGGGCGCAAGAACTCTTCGACAATGTCGTGATGTCCATATTCGTATAAAGGCACTTCGTGAGAATTGGGATGCACTGCGACGTGGGTCATTGAGCTTTCATTCAGGTAATGTGGAGTCCATGCGCCATATGAGGGAAGAGCGAGACTGTCATATTCAAGAGCATGACAGATTAGGTCAGCCATCCTCAAGTCATCAACCATTGGAAGATGAAGATTCTATGTTAGGTTTTGCTTCCCACAATGAAGATAAGTACGATATCACCAAagcatggaaaatgatggataGAGCCAAGTCCAGACGGCAAGGTCGTGATTTAACGGCTAGTGTCCACCATGCAGGAAACAAATTGGTCAGGAAAGGAAATCCTCCAAAAGTAGCCAGTCTTA ATAATAGTCGCTTAGAATTGAGGAATCAAGTAAATAAAAGTCGCAACACTGAATCTGCAGCAGCTTTGGAGCATAAAGTCAGTCATATTGGTGATAAATTGTATAAGCCTAGATCTGCAGCAATTGATAggcaaaaacagaaaagaggTCCGGGATTGCCACCTTCCTCAATGGGCCAAGCTAGTTGGCAAAGGCATGAGCGTCATACAAATACGTCAATCAGAACATCATGCGGCATTGCTTGCAAAGAAGACAATTGTCCTTCTTTGACGCCTTCTGCTGGTTCTGTGTCAGGATCCTCTAAGCCTAGATCTCCAGTAATTGATAGGCAGAGACAGAAAACATATCCAGGATTGCCTCCTGCCACAATTGACCGAGCCAGTTTGCAAAGGCATGAGTATCATGCAAATAAATCTGTTGGAACATCACGCGGCATCACTTACCAAGAAGACAATAGTCCATCTATGACATCTTCTGCCGGTTCTATGTCTGGATCCTCTAGTTCTTTTCCTGCCATACTTGGGGCAAGCATTGCTTCATCACAGAATTCGCATGGGAAAGcaatgctggatgaggcgcggGTAGCTGGCCACTCTAGAAGAGACGACAATGCAAAAAGTGAAATCCAATCTCTTGTCAAGTTCAATTTGAAGTTGCTTAGCCGCAATAAACAGCTGG GAGTCAACACATTTAAAGCAATTGCCAGAGCGGCGACCCACACCATCCTGGCCGCATGTGGCCTGGAGCAGCCCAAGTCCACCGTCCCCAGCTCAGTGTGTTGTCACGCCGATGACATCCAGAGGCTCCACAGGTCTGCTCTCATGTCCAATTCCTGCAGAGAGTGCTTCGATGCCTACGTGAAGACCGTCGTCAACACCCTGCTGCTCGAGAAGCTAAGTAAAGCTAAGTAA
- the LOC104421060 gene encoding uncharacterized protein LOC104421060 isoform X1, with amino-acid sequence METRCSICQGSQDEWCLLLCELCNSASHTYCVDLGVTVPEGDWFCHDCAFMRDEHARTDEGESCIGHISMPSTEPRVSILDIVRDGGTSDIEQPTTAVSSPLDPSAAVSDREDGIDGEMSQEGERRDPNVAERAVEYLGARTLRQCRDVHIRIKALRENWDALRRGSLSFHSGNVESMRHMREERDCHIQEHDRLGQPSSSHQPLEDEDSMLGFASHNEDKYDITKAWKMMDRAKSRRQGRDLTASVHHAGNKLVRKGNPPKVASLNNSRLELRNQVNNSRLELRNQVNKSRNTESAAALEHKVSHIGDKLYKPRSAAIDRQKQKRGPGLPPSSMGQASWQRHERHTNTSIRTSCGIACKEDNCPSLTPSAGSVSGSSKPRSPVIDRQRQKTYPGLPPATIDRASLQRHEYHANKSVGTSRGITYQEDNSPSMTSSAGSMSGSSSSFPAILGASIASSQNSHGKAMLDEARVAGHSRRDDNAKSEIQSLVKFNLKLLSRNKQLGVNTFKAIARAATHTILAACGLEQPKSTVPSSVCCHADDIQRLHRSALMSNSCRECFDAYVKTVVNTLLLEKLSKAK; translated from the exons ATGGAAACTCGGTGCAGCATCTGTCAAGGCTCACAGGATGAATGGTGCCTGCTGCTCTGCGAGCTCTGCAATTCAGCATCGCATACTTATTGTGTTGACTTGGGTGTCACTGTGCCTGAAGGGGATTGGTTTTGCCATGACTGTGCTTTTATGAGGGACGAGCATGCTAGGACGGATGAAGGAGAGAGCTGCATCGGACATATTTCGATGCCATCAACTGAGCCGCGAGTTTCAATATTGGATATCGTGAGAGATGGCGGCACCTCTGACATTGAGCAACCCACAACTGCTGTGTCGTCACCTTTAGACCCAAGTGCAGCTGTGTCTGATAGGGAAGATGGTATTGATGGGGAAATGTCCCAAGAAGGTGAAAGAAGGGATCCCAATGTTGCAGAGAGAGCAGTGGAATATTTGGGCGCAAGAACTCTTCGACAATGTCGTGATGTCCATATTCGTATAAAGGCACTTCGTGAGAATTGGGATGCACTGCGACGTGGGTCATTGAGCTTTCATTCAGGTAATGTGGAGTCCATGCGCCATATGAGGGAAGAGCGAGACTGTCATATTCAAGAGCATGACAGATTAGGTCAGCCATCCTCAAGTCATCAACCATTGGAAGATGAAGATTCTATGTTAGGTTTTGCTTCCCACAATGAAGATAAGTACGATATCACCAAagcatggaaaatgatggataGAGCCAAGTCCAGACGGCAAGGTCGTGATTTAACGGCTAGTGTCCACCATGCAGGAAACAAATTGGTCAGGAAAGGAAATCCTCCAAAAGTAGCCAGTCTTAATAATAGTCGCTTAGAATTGAGGAATCAAGTAAATAATAGTCGCTTAGAATTGAGGAATCAAGTAAATAAAAGTCGCAACACTGAATCTGCAGCAGCTTTGGAGCATAAAGTCAGTCATATTGGTGATAAATTGTATAAGCCTAGATCTGCAGCAATTGATAggcaaaaacagaaaagaggTCCGGGATTGCCACCTTCCTCAATGGGCCAAGCTAGTTGGCAAAGGCATGAGCGTCATACAAATACGTCAATCAGAACATCATGCGGCATTGCTTGCAAAGAAGACAATTGTCCTTCTTTGACGCCTTCTGCTGGTTCTGTGTCAGGATCCTCTAAGCCTAGATCTCCAGTAATTGATAGGCAGAGACAGAAAACATATCCAGGATTGCCTCCTGCCACAATTGACCGAGCCAGTTTGCAAAGGCATGAGTATCATGCAAATAAATCTGTTGGAACATCACGCGGCATCACTTACCAAGAAGACAATAGTCCATCTATGACATCTTCTGCCGGTTCTATGTCTGGATCCTCTAGTTCTTTTCCTGCCATACTTGGGGCAAGCATTGCTTCATCACAGAATTCGCATGGGAAAGcaatgctggatgaggcgcggGTAGCTGGCCACTCTAGAAGAGACGACAATGCAAAAAGTGAAATCCAATCTCTTGTCAAGTTCAATTTGAAGTTGCTTAGCCGCAATAAACAGCTGG GAGTCAACACATTTAAAGCAATTGCCAGAGCGGCGACCCACACCATCCTGGCCGCATGTGGCCTGGAGCAGCCCAAGTCCACCGTCCCCAGCTCAGTGTGTTGTCACGCCGATGACATCCAGAGGCTCCACAGGTCTGCTCTCATGTCCAATTCCTGCAGAGAGTGCTTCGATGCCTACGTGAAGACCGTCGTCAACACCCTGCTGCTCGAGAAGCTAAGTAAAGCTAAGTAA
- the LOC104421078 gene encoding telomeric repeat-binding factor 2 isoform X1, translating into MEEIDPDISRWILEFLLRQPRLDDGAVKLALAVLPLPDSDLRLKKSVLLRSIQSEVDAASVSEETLDALEAIEEVDRTTAACGGPPAVSDAMREAYRAVAVECAARFLHGRVDEGGEYSRAVERIWRGRVRRMEESAVKSGLLSPELLRWGRRVEAAMRDEGEREGVLAMNTRGDAFRSVRAYLGEAWERMGPSFLEVAASRMAEDNPCRELVVVVANGRAESRACERDDLPDVRASAGPNSERPAVRIEDDGEMPETLKPVEGLIKRKQLARHRRSKVGVKIIDDNRETERDVASRCRFDTVPSPDVNRVQEALKSSSVELRAAVVDPLPDAIRLADSLVRNAAGSPTNFECAEAQIREDVNASDAYADQNVGPVPGGEENHVNQSTSHQNKQCKPSLFERNSSARTYEWDDTIDDSPEEPSGSDRVVLPSPRRSTVSPLRKPLTRSLKVSGRRKAKRWSLEEEETLRNGVQRFGKGNWKLILHCYRHIFEERTEVDLKDKWRNMNRY; encoded by the exons ATGGAGGAAATCGACCCCGACATTTCCCGGTGGATCCTCGAGTTCCTCCTCCGGCAGCCCCGCCTCGACGACGGCGCCGTCAAGCTCGCCCTCGCCGTCCTCCCCCTCCCCGACTCCGACCTCCGCCTCAAGAAATCCGTCCTCCTCCGCTCCATCCAGTCCGAGGTCGACGCCGCCTCCGTCTCCGAGGAGACCCTCGACGCCCTCGAGGCCATCGAGGAGGTGGACCGGACGACGGCGGCCTGCGGCGGCCCGCCCGCCGTCTCCGACGCCATGCGGGAGGCGTACCGCGCCGTCGCCGTGGAGTGCGCCGCCAGGTTCCTGCACGGGCGGGTGGACGAGGGGGGCGAGTATTCCCGCGCCGTGGAGAGGATATGGCGGGGGAGGGTCCGGCGGATGGAGGAGTCGGCGGTCAAGAGCGGGCTCCTCTCGCCGGAGCTGCTCCGGTGGGGGCGCCGCGTCGAGGCGGCGATGCGCGATGAGGGGGAGCGCGAGGGCGTGCTGGCGATGAACACGAGGGGCGATGCTTTCAGGTCGGTTAGGGCGTATTTGGGCGAGGCGTGGGAGAGGATGGGTCCTTCTTTCCTCGAGGTGGCGGCGAGCCGGATGGCGGAGGATAATCCGTGTAGAGAACTGGTTGTCGTTGTCGCGAACGGTCGAGCGGAATCCCGTGCGTGCGAGCGCGATGATTTGCCCGACGTTCGAGCGAGTGCCGGTCCGAATAGCGAAAGGCCGGCTGTAAGGATAGAAGATGATGGGGAAATGCCTG AAACATTGAAGCCGGTTGAGGGATTGATCAAAAGAAAGCAGCTTGCCCGCCATAGGCGATCCAAAGTGGGAGTTAAGATCATTGATGATAATAGGGAAACTGAAAGAGATGTTGCATCGCGATGCAGATTTGATACCGTCCCTTCGCCTGATGTTAATAGAGTTCAAGAGGCACTCAAATCTAGTTCTGTGGAGCTGCGAGCAGCAGTCGTGGACCCACTTCCTGATGCGATACGGTTGGCTGATTCCCTTGTGCGAAATGCTGCTGGATCGCCTACGAATTTTGAATGTGCAGAAGCACAGATTAGGGAAGATGTTAATGCATCCGATGCCTACGCTGACCAGAATGTTGGGCCTGTTCCAGGCGGTGAAGAAAATCATGTTAACCAGTCAACCAGCCATCAGAATAAGCAGTGTAAACCTAGTTTGTTTGAGAGGAACAGCTCTGCTCGCACCTATGAG TGGGATGATACAATAGATGACTCACCTGAAGAACCTTCGGGCTCCGATAGGGTTGTGTTACCCAGCCCAAGAAGAAGCACCGTTTCTCCATTGAGGAAGCCATTGACTCGGAGTTTGAAAGTTTCTGGACGGAGAAAAGCAAAGAGATGGagtttggaggaagaagaaacttTGAGGAATGGTGTTCAGAG GTTTGGCAAAGGAAATTGGAAGCTCATCCTACACTGCTACCGCCACATTTTTGAGGAGAGAACTGAG GTGGACCTGAAGGACAAATGGAGGAACATGAACCGCTACTGA